A single region of the Branchiostoma lanceolatum isolate klBraLanc5 chromosome 1, klBraLanc5.hap2, whole genome shotgun sequence genome encodes:
- the LOC136442099 gene encoding zinc finger matrin-type protein 5-like, protein MGKRYYCDFCDRSFPDNLPGRKKHLQGVQHQRIRKLHYDQFRDAAAILADEAMKKPCKKFQRTGECDYGDNCRFSHMTPDKLTNLQEQAEADKRPKPEDRVPTLEGWLSKRAQKNRLSRGHTDSSNQTLSSENTTVSAEYSLPPGFPPLHELPPSLHPPPHGGWPDHPYEEWG, encoded by the exons ATGGGTAAACGTTACTACTGTGACTTCTGTGACCGATCCTTTCCTGACAACCTGCCCGGAAGGAAGAAACATCTACAAGGTGTCCAGCACCAGCGTATCAGGAAACTACACTATGACCAGTTCAGAG ATGCTGCTGCAATTTTGGCAGATGAAGCCATGAAGAAACCTTGCAAGAAATTTCAGAGAACAG GGGAATGTGACTATGGTGACAACTGCCGCTTCTCTCACATGACTCCAGACAAACTTACGAATCTACAGGAACAAGCAGAAG CTGATAAGAGACCCAAGCCTGAGGACAGAGTGCCCACACTAGAAGGCTGGCTGTCCAAGAGAGCACAGAAGAACCGACTCTCCCGTGGACACACTGACTCTTCAAACCAGACTCTATCATCAGAAAACACAACTGTATCCGCGGAGTACTCGCTACCCCCTGGGTTTCCCCCTCTACATGAACTGCCACCCTCattacacccccctccccatggggGGTGGCCAGACCATCCTTATGAGGAGTGGGGCTGA
- the LOC136442088 gene encoding structure-specific endonuclease subunit slx1-like, whose protein sequence is MMVVEIENFYGVYLLYCINPKYKGRTYIGFTNDPNRRIKQHNTGTKAGGARRTSGRGPWEMVLIIHGFPNNISALRFEWAWQHPDKSRRLRHLPKKSSKETAFQHKFRLVSNMLRVGPWCKLPLTIRWLKQEYMLEFDPLLQPPNHMPIAYGPVQSKRLKKNKAESVATETQSSQDDDDDFVHLSQGRVTRCDVCVKRLQEFESQLKCVHPSCTMKAHLTCLARHFLRRTEDSLLPVEGTCPKCKVSLLWGEVIRQKLGCQDVPQDSDDKAHWADEV, encoded by the exons aTGATGGTGGTGGAAATTGAAAACTTCTACGGCGTGTATCTGCTGTACTGCATCAACCCCAAGTACAAGGGCCGGACGTACATAGGCTTCACGAACGACCCGAACCGGCGCATCAAGCAGCACAACACGGGGACAAAGGCGGGAGGAGCCCGAAGAACGTCCGGCAGGGGGCCCTG GGAGATGGTACTGATCATCCATGGGTTCCCCAACAACATCTCAGCACTCAGG TTTGAATGGGCATGGCAGCATCCTGACAAATCCCGAAGACTCCGACACCTTCCTAAGAAGTCCAGCAAAGAGACAGCTTTTcag CACAAGTTCCGTCTGGTGTCTAACATGTTGCGGGTGGGACCCTGGTGCAAGCTGCCACTCACCATCAGATGGTTGAAGCAGGAATACATGCTGGAATTTGATCCCCTCCTACAGCCACCCAACCACATGCCTATTG CCTATGGACCTGTTCAGAGTAAGAGGCTGAAAAAGAACAAGGCAGAGTCTGTTGCCACGGAGACACAGAGCagtcaagatgatgatgatgattttgtacaTCTCTCTCAAGGCAGAGTTACCAGATGTGATGTCTGTGTTAAGAGACTACAG GAATTTGAAAGTCAGCTGAAATGTGTGCACCCAAGCTGCACCATGAAGGCCCACCTGACTTGTCTAGCCAGGCACTTCCTCAGGAGAACAGAGGACAGCCTGTTACCAGTGGAGGGAACCTGCCCAAAGTGCAAG GTTAGTCTACTGTGGGGAGAAGTCATCAGACAGAAGTTGGGATGTCAGGATGTTCCACAAGATTCTGATGAC AAAGCACACTGGGCAGATGAAGTATGA
- the LOC136442081 gene encoding chondroitin sulfate synthase 3-like, with translation MANAGLKLSRGLPGMLMNFSAGVILGFSMTVWLTVLMVPDKHVGQRGVSGHLSGAIGQDKITRPDSTHQLKYKGHIYVGIMTAKKYLNSRALATYETWGKQISGKVEFFSATDSKASVGNKIPIVAIPGITDVYPPQKKAFLMLKYMHDHYLDKYEWFVRADDDVYIRGDRLENFLRKVDSSQALYIGQAGVGKDDEFGRLGLRPDENYCMGGPGMIMSRETLRRVVPNIPWCLKNLYSSHEDVEVGRCITKFAGITCTSAFDTRDIFFNDYKNYNKGNIGELHKVVIDSAITLHPNKRPEYQYKLHTYLLNQRIHDLKLHAFDLHHRVEQMTELLEPKLPARAYSRWEKHLQSNFHPREARDVLPWDAVVGKMLYQHMTTKSGEPSRKSSAVLKAAMDMNIIQAMHTVNRDYQRRYRTSCDYSSINHGYQRVDPIRGPDYKLDLLVVCRRKVKRKARMMLGRKSLYLHQSYTDVEFLEKDWKENVLDHVISDMAPRSAIKETVHIIVPLHGRLSIFERFMKNYEAVCLETDSNVELLIILFKTTEAETSRVLDVLDEYREKYPASTIKVILMTEPFSRGIGLNAGASHFGNNSLLFLCDVDLIFTENFFDRCRGNAVLGRQVYFPVMFSQYDPQFADVGNTASGDQSNRKGGPTAVGYHLLTKDTGYWRFSSYGMACLYRQDFVNVGQFDTSIRGWGFEDLSLFEKFVKSKVETFRAVDPGLIHVYHPIHCDPNLPAIQYSMCIGSKTNTYGSAASLARFWQEQM, from the exons ATGGCGAATGCAGGACTAAAATTGTCGAGAGGCTTGCCCGGCATGTTGATGAACTTCTCCGCCGGTGTTATTCTGGGTTTCAGTATGACCGTATGGCTTACCGTCCTGATGGTGCCTGACAAGCACGTGGGTCAACGTGGTGTCTCAGGCCACTTGTCCGGAGCGATTGGACAAGACAAGATAACCCGACCAGATTCCACTCATCAACTGAAGTACAAGGGTCACATCTATGTCGGTATTATGACGGCAAAGAAGTATCTGAATTCTCGGGCACTCGCCACTTACGAAACATGGGGAAAACAAATTTCCGGAAAAGTGGAATTCTTTTCGGCGACGGATTCAAAGGCTTCTGTTGGTAACAAGATTCCAATCGTCGCCATCCCGGGAATTACGGACGTCTACCCTCCTCAGAAGAAGGCGTTCCTGATGTTGAAATACATGCACGACCACTACTTGGATAAGTACGAATGGTTCGTACGCGCGGATGATGACGTGTACATACGCGGAGACAGGCTTGAAAATTTCCTGCGGAAAGTTGACTCCAGTCAGGCTCTTTACATCGGACAGGCTGGAGTTGGAAAAGACGACGAGTTTGGCCGCCTCGGACTCAGACCGGATGAGAACTACTGTATGGGCGGGCCAGGGATGATCATGAGCCGAGAGACCCTGCGAAGGGTGGTACCCAACATCCCCTGGTGCCTGAAGAACCTGTACTCCTCTCATGAGGACGTGGAAGTTGGAAGATGCATCACGAAGTTTGCAGGAATCACCTGTACATCTGCGTTCGATACCAGGGACATTTTCTTCAACGACTACAAGAATTACAACAAAGGCAACATTGGGGAGCTTCACAAGGTCGTCATCGATAGCGCCATCACACTTCACCCAAACAAACGTCCCGAGTATCAGTACAAGCTCCATACTTACCTTCTCAACCAACGCATACACGATCTGAAGCTACATGCCTTCGACTTACACCACAGGGTCGAACAGATGACAGAATTGCTAGAGCCTAAGCTACCAGCACGAGCTTATTCACGCTGGGAAAAACACCTTCAGTCAAATTTCCACCCAAGGGAGGCTCGAGATGTGCTTCCATGGGACGCTGTCGTTGGCAAGATGCTGTACCAACATATGACTACCAAGAGCGGAGAGCCCAGCCGGAAATCATCTGCAGTTTTGAAAGCAGCTATGGACATGAATATTATTCAG GCAATGCATACGGTAAATCGTGACTACCAACGCCGTTATCGCACCTCGTGTGACTACAGCAGCATCAACCACGGGTACCAGCGGGTAGATCCGATCAGAGGGCCCGACTACAAACTGGATCTACTCGTAGTTTGCCGCCGTAAGGTTAAACGTAAAGCCAGGATGATGCTGGGGAGAAAGTCGCTCTATCTACACCAGTCATACACAGATGTCGAATTCCTGGAGAAAGACTGGAAGGAGAACGTTTTGGATCATGTTATATCTGATATGGCACCCAGATCGGCTATTAAGGAAACAGTACATATCATCGTTCCCCTTCATGGTAGGCTGTCCATTTTCGAAAGATTTATGAAGAACTATGAGGCAGTCTGTTTGGAAACAGATTCGAATGTGGAACTCCTGATAATTTTGTTCAAAACCACAGAAGCAGAAACTAGCAGAGTTCTGGACGTTTTGGATGAGTACAGAGAAAAATACCCCGCTTCTACAATTAAGGTTATTCTCATGACAGAGCCGTTTTCACGAGGGATAGGACTAAACGCTGGGGCCTCACACTTCGGAAACAATTCTCTGCTCTTCCTCTGTGATGTGGACTTGATCTTTACCGAGAATTTCTTTGATCGTTGCCGTGGTAACGCAGTGTTAGGTCGCCAGGTGTACTTTCCTGTAATGTTCAGTCAGTATGACCCCCAGTTTGCTGACGTAGGAAATACCGCTAGTGGAGACCAGTCAAACCGGAAGGGTGGCCCAACTGCGGTGGGATACCACCTTCTCACGAAGGACACCGGCTACTGGCGCTTCAGTAGTTATGGTATGGCGTGTCTCTACCGACAGGACTTTGTCAACGTTGGTCAGTTTGACACGTCTATCCGGGGATGGGGATTTGAAGACCTCAGCCTCTTTGAAAAGTTTGTCAAAAGTAAGGTGGAGACTTTCCGAGCGGTCGACCCAGGGCTGATCCACGTTTACCATCCCATCCACTGTGACCCAAACCTTCCGGCCATACAATACAGCATGTGCATTGGGTCAAAAACCAACACATACGGCAGCGCTGCAAGTCTGGCCAGATTTTGGCAGGAGCAGATGTAA